A region of the Flavobacteriaceae bacterium MAR_2010_188 genome:
CACCTAGCTTGAGAATAATAATAATAGAATAACAAAAGTCAAGATAATTTATAGAATTCACTTATGATAGTATCTATAAGACCCTAGCTTTTAAAAAATTTACTTAAATATGTTGTTTTCGGAAGTAAATCTCAAATTTAGATTTGTTAGAAATTAACAGGAATAAAAGATGTTGTTAGAAAGTTGGGCAGAAATGGGAGAAAACTACTCATTTATGGGGTTAATTCAAAAATTATGATAAATTTCCACAATGATTAAATCATTCTTAAAATGATTAATTTGATTATGTTTTATAATTTCGACGGGGAGATACCTCAGACCATTTTCTATTTCTGAGAAAGCAATCACGACCTATCCCTTATGATGATACACAATATTTATTTGAGATACCAATTTGAAAATCAACTAGTAATCGGCGCTTATGGATTACCAAGATAAATCCACCAAGTATTATTCAAATATAAGACATGATCTCATCGAGTTTTTTGGCAAAAAAAAGAACCTTAAAATCCTCGAAATAGGAGCTGCTTACGGGGAGACTTTATTTTATCTGAAAGAGAAAGGAATTGCAAAAGAGGCAGTCGCTATTGAGCTTTTCGAAGACAAAGCAAATAAGAGCAATTACAAAAAAATCGACCGCTTTATTTTTGGCAACATCAATGAAATTGATTTAAAGGAATTCGATAACTACTTTGATTTAATTCTTTTGCCCGATGTGCTCGAGCATATTTTCGATCCTAAACGTACTCTTGATAAAATGCATGCCTTATTAAAGCCTGATGGGGAGATGGTGGTAAGTATGCCTAACATCAGACATTACTCTGCCTTGTTAAAAATATATATAAAAGGGGATTTTAGTTATGAAGAAAATGGACTTTTTGACTATACGCACTTACGATTTTATTGTAAAAAGAACATGGAAACACTTTTTGAATGCTCAAATTTTAAAATAACAAAAACAGAAAGCTCTCTCAGAAACTTTAAAGGTAAATCAATATCTAAAATTTTGAATTCCCTTACGTTTAACTTGTTTGAAGAGTTTTTTTCAACCCAATATTTTTTCAACTTGGCCAAAAAATAACCTAATGGCAGATTGTCCCAAAATAAATATCATTTTCAGATCTTGCGATGTAGTTAACGCCGTAAACAAATCCCCAAGACCATTTGGTTTGGACAAAAAGACTCTAATTAAAATTTGTTTTAACAGCCTATATAAGGCTAGTAAGGGATACAATTGTAACATTATTGTGGTAGGAGATAATCTTTCAGATGAAATGAAAAGCTTTTATCTAAAAAATGACATCCAACTAATTGAAGGAGTTTTCGGTAATGACAATTCCATTAGGAAAACATTAAATATTGCCTCGGATTTCGATGAAAGCGAATGGGTTTATTTTTGTGAAGACGACTATTTGCACGAGCCTGGTTTTTTTGAAAATATCGTTTCCCTAATAAAAGAAAAGGAAAGTTTAATTCCTGGTAGGATAAGAATAAAAAAACTATTGAAAAAAAGATATATAACCCTTTTATCTTTCCCCAGATATTTTACGAAACCCGGAGTGGTGATTTTTCCTTGTAACTACCCCGATAGGTATAAACCTGAATATATGGAAAAGTCCTTCATATTTAAAACGAGCACTTCGCATTGGCGGCAAGTCTCCGACACGACATTTACCTTCCTAATACAAGTGTCGGACATAAAAAAGTATTCAAGGGTATTGCTAAAATCTTCTCATAGAGCAAACGATAGATATTTAAGTGCAAACTTGTACGGAAAATCATTTTTCTTCAACAAACTGTTGTGCTTATCGCCATTGCCATCATTATCAACACATATGCATACTGAAACTATGTCTCCAACTTTTGGTATAGAAAGATTGGTCAACCAGTTAAAACAAGAGATTTAGCTTCAGAACTATGACAGAAAAATTTCTCCAGGACAAAGAGATCACAAAATATGTATTGTCAAAAGGTGGAATAACATTTTTCTTTAGAATAATCGCCATGGTATTAAGTTTTTTAACCATGTGGTTTATTACAAATTTTTATGGGGAAACTGTATTTGGAAGGTATTCATTGGCCATGACAGCGCAACAAATAACAGTCATGGTTTTTGCCCTTGGTATCCCAATCGCATTTGTTAGCTTCACTGGCGATTTCAGCAGCGAAAGTAAAATAAAAGGTTTTTTTTTTAAGAATCTGAAGATTGCTCTTTTATCAGCAATTGTCCCGATGCTTTTTTATTTTTTTTATGCAAAAAGCATTGCCACCGACGTTTTTAACAAGCCAAATCTATCACCTTATTTTCTAATACTTGCCGCAAGTATCCCCTTTTTGATTTTGCATGAAACAATCTGTTATTATTTTATGTCCATCAAAAAGTTCATTACCTATGGTTTATATCTTTTTATTTCGCCTAATGTATTGTTTATCTTTTTATTAGTGCTTTTTCGGGAAATGGGTTTTGAATCCTACTTTACCTTCCTTGCATATAGTTTATCAATAATCATAACTTCGATAATAGGTTTTTTAGCCATTTATTTCAATAAATATGTGGTTGAATACCCTTTAATCTCTACAAAAGAGATATTGAAAAAATCTTTTCCGATGATGCTGAGCGGAATTTTTTTGGTTTTACTTAATTGGACAGATATCTTGATGCTAGGAAGATTCGAATCAGAAAGTCAAATAGGCATTTATAATGTCGCATTTAAACTCGGGTATCTGACGCTGTTTTTTGTAGCTTCAATGAATGTGGTTATAATGCCCAAAGTATCAGAGTTGTTCTATAAAAAGAATTTTTCAGAAATGAGAAAAACCGTCAATAAGGCGACTCAAGTCGTGATTCTTTTGACAGTTCCGTTAGCTATAATTCTTATATTTTTTAGTAAGTTCATACTTTCTTTTTTTGGAGATGGATTTGTTTCTGGCAGCCTAATAATGATTTTGATTACCATTGGGGCTTTATTTAACGCAATTACCGGAAATGTTGATCAAATATTAAACATGACTAATAACCAGAAGTTAGTTAGGAACATTTTTGTATTTGGGTTTTTGCTAAATGTGGGTTTAAATTTACTGTTAATACCTTCTTTAGGGATTATAGGGGCAGCTACGGCCAGCTTAATAACTAATTTTATCATTAATACTGTTTTTGTAATCTTTATTAAGAAAAAATTAGGCTTTTATACTTTCATATAATCCAATCAAAAATCAATCAATGCAAATAGATTTATCGGTGATAATTGTAAATTATAATGGACTATCCTTTATTAAAGCCTGTTTTAATTCTCTAGAGTATGCACTGAAGGACATAGACCATGAAGTTATTGTGGTTGACAACCATTCTCATGATAAGAGCTGTCTCTATATAAAACAAAAATTCCCCGAAGTTAGACTTATCGAAAGCAATACCAACCTAGGTTTTGGAAAAGCCAATAATTTGGGGGTAAAAAAAGCAGTGGGTAGTACTATTCTATTATTAAACATCGATACGATACTCCAAGACCATCTGTTACCAGCCATCCAGACGCTGCGTGAAAATACAGATAATGGAATTGTAGCGATTAATATGATAGATGCTCAAAAACAGTATATTTCTGCTGTGGGAAGGTTCCCCTCACCGTGGAGGCTAATAAAAATCTCAATGCTTTCTGATAAAAGAAATGCTTTTAAAAAAGGAAATTTTGAAAAAAAAAAATATGCTGTTGATTGGGTTTCTGGCGCATTTATGTTAATTAGAAAATCCGATTATGATATGATCAATGGTTTTGATACCGACTACTTTATGTACGTCGAAGATGTGGATTTATGTAAAAGAATGGCGGATATTGGAAAAAAATGCATTTTTCGTTCAGACCTAAATTATATTCATTTTGTAGGCTTTAATAAATCCCGAGAGAATTTATTGCTTAAAGGCTATGAAATCTATGCCCACAAACATTTTAATTCTTTCGGAACAACTATCGGAAAAATGATGATTTCCGTAAACAGGAAGGTTAAATCATTTAAAGGGGTGCTATAACTTATCAATGTTAAAAACATATAGTGTTAAATGCATTCAGGGTTATGCTCTAAGATGCTAATTTTTAAAAAACAGTAAAAAAAGTAAAAAAAGAAAATGAGTAATCAAATAAGGATATTAGTTGATTGTCATGTCTTTGATGGAACTTTTCAGGGCACAACCACTTATCTAAAAGGCATTTACTCTAAATTGATTCTTGATAAGAACTTTCATTTTCATCTTGCTTCAAACAATTCAGAATTCTTAAAAACGATATTCGGAATACACGATAATGTCACGTATCTAGATTATAAGTTTACCAGTAAATATTATAGATTGATAATAGGCATACCTTCAATAGTAAAAAAATATCATATTGATTTTGCTCATTTTCAATATATTGTACCCCCATTTAAAAGCTGCCGTTACATTGTCACAATTCATGATATTCTATTCATGGATTATCCCCAATATTTCCCTTTAAGTTATAGGATAAAGTACAAATATCTTTTTAAATGGAGCGCCATGAGGTCAGATATAGTCCTTACCGTTTCTTCATTTTCCAAAGAGCGGATTCAGAAATATTTTAAAATAAACGATATCCTGATAACCCCGAATGCAGTTAATCCTATTTATTTTGAGGATTACGATAAAAAAGACGTAAAAAATGAAATTTGTATAAAATATGGATTGAAAGATTACTGGATATATATAAGTAGGTGGGAACCAAGAAAAAATCACCTTTCACTTCTAAAAGTTTTTGTAGAAAATGAATATCATAGAAATTATTCATTAGTTTTTGTAGGTAATGATGCCATTGAAAATAAAGAATATCGAAGATATTTTGAAAGTTTAACTATAAACGTCAAATCTAAAGTAGTTTCACTAAAGAATATTGATTTTAGAGAGGGGGTTTTATTGCTACGTGGAGCTGATTTATCTGTTTACCCGTCTGTAGCCGAGGGGTTTGGAATTCCACCTTTGGAAGCTTTGGCGGCTAAAATTCCGTCGATATGCTCAAATACCACGGGAATGTCTGACTATACCTTTATGAAGTCAATGAGATTTGACCCAGATGATTTAGAAAATATGAAAAATTGTATTGAAGAGAATCTTAACTCCCGTCCAGATACATATGTATTGGATCAGTTGAAGAAGACTTACAATTGGGAAAAATCGGCTATGAAAATTAAGTACGCTATTGAAAATATCATTTGAAACCAAATCTTTGGAAGTGGCACATCATGAAATCTTTTATGGGCTTATACAGTTAGAACAACTTATTTCTGACAGGGAAAAAGAAAGAAACCCTGCTGCCATAACCAATTAAAAAAATTAAATATATTACTATATGATTCTACTTAATCTTTCTCTTATCAAATTATGGTTGTCTTCTTGAACAAAAAAATACTCAATCTTTGCCAAAGTCCAGATTAAAATGGTGAAAAATTTGTTTTTGTTTAAGACTCTATTTGTTCTTTTACTTGTGGTGAGTCTTTTGTTTGATTCTTTTGAAGCCGTAATAATTTTATCATTCTTATTATTTATTTTATTGCTTTCATCATCAAAAACATTCATTTCTATAAATTTTTTAAATAACCTGAGTCCTTTAATTGGTATTCTTTTAATAGCAATTTTAGGTGCTTTTTTTAGAAAATCTGACTTTATATTTATTTTAAAGGACTTTCTATATATACTAAAACCAGTTTTGTTCCTTTTGATTGGCTATTTGATTAGCAAAAAAATCAATGATAGAAATACTTTTTTTAAAATAATTATTTTCACGGCAACAGGCTTTGCAGTCTATCATATTTTTCAATTTCTAATCTATATTTCGCAAATGAGTTCATTTTCAATGAATAATATGCGTTCGGCCATTGGGACAGATAATTTTTTAGAATTATTTGCATTGGCCATTATAATTTCAAAAACCCAGCACGAGGGATTAACTATTAAATATTTAAGATTAATTACAATTGTTTTGGCAATATCATTTTTGCTTTATTTCTCAAGGACAATGTTCGCTTTGATAATTATAGTATCCTTGGCCTTTCTGGGATATTTAAGAATCTCAAAAAAAGGTTTACGATATATTTTCCTTGGGTTAATTAGCTTAGCCTTATTTTACACCTATCTATTTTCAGTCAATATACCTCGAGACAGTAACAGTACATTAGACAATTTTTTATATAAATTAAAATTAGCTCCAGCTGAAATTTTTATTTCTCAAGAAAGTTTTGATATATCAAACCATGCACAGTTATGGGATCATTGGAGAGCTTACGAGGCGAGTAAGGCAATAAGTCAATTAAATGAACAAGGCATTGTGGCATGGTCATTAGGTTTAGGCGCCGGCTCATTAGTCGACTTGGATTTTTATGCCCCATTATCTGATGACCCCAAAGGGATGCGTTACATATCTATCTTGCATAACGGATATGTATTTGTATTATACAAAACCGGGGTACTGGGAGTCATGTTCTATCTTCTCTTCATACTTGGTAATTACCTGGCCTATAAGAAGTCAAAATTCAGAAATTCTCCATTGGCCAACATGATATTTGGGATTGTATTGTTTTATATTAGTACATCCCTAGTGATTAATGGCATTTATAATTTATCGGACATAACTACTCTTCTTTTGGGGGGCATTTTATTTTTAATCCAGAGAAATCAATGAAGATTGGAATATTAGGCACTAGAGGAATACCAAACCATTATGGAGGATTTGAGCAATTTGCAGAATATTTTGCCACTTTTTTGATAACTAAAAATCATGAAGTTTGTGTCTACAATTCAAGTAATCACCCATATAAGCAACATAAATTTAAAGGCGTTAATATCATCCATTGTCACGACCCTCAAAATAAAATTGGAACCGTGGGACAATTTATCTATGATCTAAATTGCATTTTAGATTCTAGAAAGAGAATTTTTGACATCATATTACAACTGGGGTATACGAGCAATACCATTTGGCACAGACTTTTGCCCAAAGACAGTGTTATCATTACCAATATGGACGGTATGGAGTGGAGACGTTCTAAATATTCTACTCTGGAAAAAAGGTTTTTAAAATATGCCGAAAAACTTGCCGTAAAATCCAGTGACTACTTAATTTCGGATTCTTTGGGAATTCAAAAATATTTAAGAAATATATATGAAGTTGAATCCAAATATATAGCCTATGGAGCTGAACCTTTTTCCAATCCCGACACTCAAGTTTTGGAATACTATAGCGTAGAACTTGAAAAATACAATTTGCTGATCGCTAGGTTTGAGCCAGAAAACAGCCTGGAAATAATTTTAGATGGTGTTGAAATGGCGGAGAATAAAACGCCTTTTTTAGTTATCGGTAATCATGATTCTAACAAATTCGGATCGTATCTAAAAAATAAGTATAAGAACTCCAATCATATTAAATTTATTGGCGGAGTTTATGATATGGAGCATTTGAATAACTTGAGATATTTTTCCAATCTATATTTTCAT
Encoded here:
- a CDS encoding Methyltransferase domain-containing protein, with amino-acid sequence MDYQDKSTKYYSNIRHDLIEFFGKKKNLKILEIGAAYGETLFYLKEKGIAKEAVAIELFEDKANKSNYKKIDRFIFGNINEIDLKEFDNYFDLILLPDVLEHIFDPKRTLDKMHALLKPDGEMVVSMPNIRHYSALLKIYIKGDFSYEENGLFDYTHLRFYCKKNMETLFECSNFKITKTESSLRNFKGKSISKILNSLTFNLFEEFFSTQYFFNLAKK
- a CDS encoding Glycosyltransferase involved in cell wall bisynthesis — translated: MKIGILGTRGIPNHYGGFEQFAEYFATFLITKNHEVCVYNSSNHPYKQHKFKGVNIIHCHDPQNKIGTVGQFIYDLNCILDSRKRIFDIILQLGYTSNTIWHRLLPKDSVIITNMDGMEWRRSKYSTLEKRFLKYAEKLAVKSSDYLISDSLGIQKYLRNIYEVESKYIAYGAEPFSNPDTQVLEYYSVELEKYNLLIARFEPENSLEIILDGVEMAENKTPFLVIGNHDSNKFGSYLKNKYKNSNHIKFIGGVYDMEHLNNLRYFSNLYFHGHSVGGTNPSLLEAMASHTLIIAHDNEFNKSILEDDAFYFSSKQDVRDCIENKRKAEHRDRTENCVKKIHQRFTWDLINNMYLDFFNECLKRRSNNL
- a CDS encoding Glycosyltransferase, GT2 family, whose product is MQIDLSVIIVNYNGLSFIKACFNSLEYALKDIDHEVIVVDNHSHDKSCLYIKQKFPEVRLIESNTNLGFGKANNLGVKKAVGSTILLLNIDTILQDHLLPAIQTLRENTDNGIVAINMIDAQKQYISAVGRFPSPWRLIKISMLSDKRNAFKKGNFEKKKYAVDWVSGAFMLIRKSDYDMINGFDTDYFMYVEDVDLCKRMADIGKKCIFRSDLNYIHFVGFNKSRENLLLKGYEIYAHKHFNSFGTTIGKMMISVNRKVKSFKGVL
- a CDS encoding Glycosyltransferase involved in cell wall bisynthesis, coding for MSNQIRILVDCHVFDGTFQGTTTYLKGIYSKLILDKNFHFHLASNNSEFLKTIFGIHDNVTYLDYKFTSKYYRLIIGIPSIVKKYHIDFAHFQYIVPPFKSCRYIVTIHDILFMDYPQYFPLSYRIKYKYLFKWSAMRSDIVLTVSSFSKERIQKYFKINDILITPNAVNPIYFEDYDKKDVKNEICIKYGLKDYWIYISRWEPRKNHLSLLKVFVENEYHRNYSLVFVGNDAIENKEYRRYFESLTINVKSKVVSLKNIDFREGVLLLRGADLSVYPSVAEGFGIPPLEALAAKIPSICSNTTGMSDYTFMKSMRFDPDDLENMKNCIEENLNSRPDTYVLDQLKKTYNWEKSAMKIKYAIENII
- a CDS encoding Membrane protein involved in the export of O-antigen and teichoic acid produces the protein MTEKFLQDKEITKYVLSKGGITFFFRIIAMVLSFLTMWFITNFYGETVFGRYSLAMTAQQITVMVFALGIPIAFVSFTGDFSSESKIKGFFFKNLKIALLSAIVPMLFYFFYAKSIATDVFNKPNLSPYFLILAASIPFLILHETICYYFMSIKKFITYGLYLFISPNVLFIFLLVLFREMGFESYFTFLAYSLSIIITSIIGFLAIYFNKYVVEYPLISTKEILKKSFPMMLSGIFLVLLNWTDILMLGRFESESQIGIYNVAFKLGYLTLFFVASMNVVIMPKVSELFYKKNFSEMRKTVNKATQVVILLTVPLAIILIFFSKFILSFFGDGFVSGSLIMILITIGALFNAITGNVDQILNMTNNQKLVRNIFVFGFLLNVGLNLLLIPSLGIIGAATASLITNFIINTVFVIFIKKKLGFYTFI